Proteins from a genomic interval of Papaver somniferum cultivar HN1 chromosome 4, ASM357369v1, whole genome shotgun sequence:
- the LOC113276397 gene encoding uncharacterized protein LOC113276397, whose protein sequence is MAATISCSFSLYSSLDTQKHKSFYYTNTHLSKSHHKLSKSSNPYLLLHKFHRHNSTFHICSSSQSPSESYFDDTPPKSSIFLTTPELDKFQILKNYGYVHEFEHGSLFAKVMEEDEMDITVCLLAESFAESMMLPLRYVNVLGFLIKQYMIERRGLMPNTAFLVGFYRGKDGEEEELAGTVEVSFNKKGSNTNPPSPTPPKDSPYICNMTVKKQLRRKGIGWHLLKASEELIPQMRNSSREVYLHCRMIDTAPFSMYTKAGYNIIKTDSILVLLLLQRRKHLMCKQLPIYSIPSSESDTSSSEDYPLHEFPL, encoded by the exons ATGGCTGCAACCATTTCTTGCTCTTTCTCTCTTTATTCATCATTAGACACTCAAAAGCACAAATCTTTCTATTACACAAACACCCATCTCTCCAAATCACACCACAAATTATCAAAATCttcaaacccatatcttcttcttcacaaattcCACCGTCATAACTCCACGTTTCATATTTGTTCATCATCTCAATCTCCTTCAgaatcatattttgatgacacccctccaaaatcaagtatttttctcACTACCCCGGAGCTAGATAAGTTTCAAATCCTCAAGAATTATGGATATGTTCATGAATTTGAACATGGGTCATTGTTTGCTAAAGTtatggaagaagatgaaatggATATTACTGTTTGTTTGCTTGCAGAATCTTTTGCCGAGTCTATGATGTTGCCATTACGATATGTGAATGTATTAGGGTTCTTGATTAAACAGTATATGATTGAGAGACGAGGTTTAATGCCGAATACAGCATTTTTAGTTGGGTTTTATAGAGGGAAAGATGGTGAAGAAGAGGAATTGGCGGGGACTGTGGAGGTTTCTTTTAATAAAAAGGGGTCTAACACTAATCCTCCATCACCAACTCCACCTAAAGATTCACCATATATCTGTAATATGACAGTCAAGAAGCAACTTAGAAG GAAGGGAATTGGTTGGCATCTTTTGAAGGCAAGTGAAGAACTGATACCTCAGATGCGTAATTCCTCGAGAGAAGTGTACTTGCACTGCAGAATGATCGACACGGCTCCATTCAGTATGTATACCAAAGCTGGTTACAATATCATCAAAACAGATAGCATCTTAGTCCTATTGCTACTACAACGACGAAAACACTTGATGTGCAAACAACTGCCAATTTACAGCATCCCATCATCAGAATCAGATACCTCGAGCTCTGAAGATTATCCTCTTCATGAATTTCCGTTATGA
- the LOC113276395 gene encoding probable serine/threonine-protein kinase PBL28 has translation MPFGLVTAWKRRLSKSSDQNDPWKYKSLEYWQLDDPRPSAKRRQGSSVFTLKEMEAATSSFSDENLLGKGGFGRVYKGTLSSGEVVAIKKMELPSFKSAQGDREREFRVEVDILSRLEHPNLVSLIGYCADGKHRFLVYEFMQHGNLEDHLNGVSEVKMDWSQRLKVALGAAKGLDYLHSGSALGIPIVHRDFKSTNILLSSTFEAKISDFGLAKMMPEGREMYVTTKVLGTFGYFDPEYTSTGKLTLQSDVYAFGVVLLELLTGRRALDLHQGPSDQILVLQVKHILNERKKLRKVIDPEMSRSSYTMESITKFANLAARCVRGESTERPSMAECAKELQLVIFVNRKATCKGKRTV, from the exons ATGCCTTTTGGGTTAGTCACAGCATGGAAAAGGAGGCTATCCAAGTCATCTGATCAGAATGATCCAT GGAAATATAAGTCTTTGGAATACTGGCAATTAGATGATCCAAGACCATCAGCCAAAAGACGACAAGGGTCGTCAGTGTTCACCCTAAAAGAAATGGAGGCAGCAACAAGTTCATTTAGTGATGAGAATTTACTTGGGAAAGGAGGATTCGGAAGGGTTTACAAAGGAACTCTATCGTCAGGAGAG GTTGTGGCAATCAAGAAAATGGAGCTCCCATCATTTAAATCAGCGCAAGGTGATCGGGAACGTGAATTTCGTGTAGAAGTTGATATCCTGAGCAGACTGGAGCACCCAAATCTGGTTTCCCTGATAGGCTATTGCGCTGACGGAAAGCACCGCTTTTTGGTCTATGAGTTTATGCAACATGGGAACTTAGAAGATCACTTGAATG GAGTTAGTGAAGTGAAGATGGACTGGTCTCAGAGGCTTAAAGTAGCACTTGGAGCAGCAAAGGGGCTCGATTATCTTCATTCTGGTTCTGCATTAGGAATTCCTATTGTTCATAGAGATTTCAAATCTACCAACATCCTTTTAAGTTCAACCTTTGAAGCAAAG ATATCTGATTTCGGTCTTGCTAAGATGATGCCTGAAGGTCGCGAAATGTATGTGACAACCAAAGTTTTAGGCACTTTCGGCTACTTCGATCCAGAATACACATCA ACAGGGAAGCTGACTCTTCAGAGTGATGTTTACGCATTTGGAGTTGTTCTTCTTGAGCTCTTGACTGGACGCAGGGCACTCGACTTGCACCAGGGACCGAGTGATCAAATTCTTGTACTTCAG GTTAAACATATTCTAAATGAACGAAAGAAATTGCGGAAGGTTATAGATCCAGAGATGAGTCGGAGTTCATACACCATGGAGTCGATCACCAAGTTTGCCAACTTGGCAGCTCGCTGTGTTCGTGGTGAGAGCACCGAAAGACCTTCAATGGCAGAATGTGCTAAGGAACTTCAACTAGTCATATTTGTAAATAGAAAGGCCACATGTAAGGGGAAGAGAACAGTTTGA